A region from the Streptosporangium sp. NBC_01756 genome encodes:
- a CDS encoding PspC domain-containing protein, protein MRRSRNHKIIAGVCGGIADSLGWSPTVVRVLWLLLSLIPGPLWVAYVLMWIFIPKAPAVRY, encoded by the coding sequence ATGCGTCGTTCGAGAAACCACAAGATAATCGCCGGCGTCTGCGGCGGGATCGCCGACAGCCTCGGCTGGTCGCCCACGGTCGTCCGGGTGCTGTGGCTGCTGCTCTCCCTCATCCCGGGGCCGCTCTGGGTCGCCTACGTGCTGATGTGGATCTTCATCCCCAAGGCTCCGGCAGTCCGATATTGA
- the lipB gene encoding lipoyl(octanoyl) transferase LipB: MRRRPLSLVQDDLVDYEKAMERMTDLVGRRQRDECPDTLWLLSHPQVYTVGRRTLEQHLPDPSHGIPVVSTGRGGQLTYHGPGQLVGYLIVKLGEGEGIVDYVREVELRLVRALGALGVPAERRDTPPGSELLTGVWTAETGRKIVSIGMRQSRSVTSHGFALNVEGDLTPWDWAVPCGMPEVDMTSLSREAPAAAGMERVRAAVAEAFEAS, from the coding sequence ATGAGGCGACGTCCCCTGTCACTGGTCCAGGACGACCTGGTCGACTACGAGAAGGCCATGGAGCGGATGACCGACCTGGTCGGTCGGCGGCAACGGGACGAGTGTCCCGACACGCTCTGGCTGCTCAGCCATCCCCAGGTCTACACCGTCGGCAGGCGGACACTTGAGCAGCACCTGCCCGACCCGTCCCACGGCATCCCGGTCGTGAGCACGGGTCGCGGCGGGCAGCTCACCTACCACGGCCCCGGCCAGCTGGTCGGTTATCTGATCGTCAAGCTCGGCGAGGGCGAGGGGATCGTCGACTACGTCCGCGAGGTCGAGCTCCGGCTGGTCCGCGCGCTCGGCGCGCTGGGCGTCCCGGCCGAGCGCAGGGACACCCCGCCCGGTTCCGAGCTGCTCACGGGGGTGTGGACGGCGGAGACCGGCCGGAAGATCGTCTCGATTGGCATGCGGCAGAGCCGGAGCGTGACCAGCCACGGGTTCGCCCTCAACGTCGAGGGCGACCTGACCCCGTGGGACTGGGCGGTGCCCTGCGGCATGCCCGAGGTCGACATGACCTCACTGAGCCGGGAGGCTCCGGCCGCCGCGGGCATGGAACGGGTCCGGGCCGCGGTGGCGGAGGCCTTCGAGGCGAGCTGA
- a CDS encoding amino acid permease gives MPKPVPPVDDDTRRLAELGYRQELSRSWSGFSNFAISFSIISILAGCFTTFGQAWNNGGPIAISLGWPLISVFILIIGLCMSELVSAYPTAGGIYWWAAKLGRPVHGWFTGWFNLIGLIAVTASVDYGCATFMNITVNRFAEGFEVSLGNTFVLFVIILVLHALINIFSHRLISVLQNVSVWWHVFGAAVVVAILIFGPERHQSLSFVFTEHFNNSGFSDTSFWFYVLPLGFLLTQYTITGFDACAHVSEETQGASTAAARGLWQSIFYSAIGGWVLLLAFLFAAGDVDAINKEFGFVGAVFTSSLTPVLATVVFGISTIGQFFCGMSCVTSMSRMTYAFSRDGGIPGWRLWSKVDRNRTPVNAIMFGCGAALLLTLPALYKAPTGTPLAFYAVVSVAVIGLYIAFAIPIWLRLRMGDRFEPGPWTLGAKYKVMCWIAVIEIAVVSVYFIMPLAPAGVPFNKDDPATPGDETFTWTAVNYAPIVVGLMVLGVGLWWALSARHWFTGPRRTVDADEPIG, from the coding sequence ATGCCCAAGCCAGTGCCACCCGTGGACGACGACACCAGAAGACTCGCCGAACTCGGCTACCGACAGGAGCTCTCCCGATCGTGGAGCGGCTTCTCCAACTTCGCCATCTCCTTCTCGATCATCTCCATCCTGGCCGGCTGCTTCACCACCTTCGGCCAGGCGTGGAACAACGGCGGGCCGATCGCGATCTCGCTGGGCTGGCCGCTGATCTCGGTCTTCATCCTGATCATCGGCCTGTGCATGTCAGAGCTGGTGTCGGCCTACCCGACCGCCGGCGGCATCTACTGGTGGGCGGCCAAGCTGGGCAGACCGGTCCACGGCTGGTTCACCGGCTGGTTCAACCTCATCGGGCTGATCGCGGTGACCGCCTCGGTGGACTACGGCTGCGCGACGTTCATGAACATCACCGTCAACCGGTTCGCCGAGGGCTTCGAGGTCTCCCTCGGCAACACCTTCGTCCTCTTCGTGATCATCCTGGTGCTGCACGCCTTGATCAACATCTTCTCCCACCGGCTGATCTCGGTGCTGCAGAACGTCTCGGTGTGGTGGCACGTGTTCGGTGCGGCCGTGGTGGTGGCGATCCTGATCTTCGGCCCCGAACGGCACCAGTCGCTGTCGTTCGTGTTCACCGAGCACTTCAACAACTCCGGCTTCTCCGACACGTCGTTCTGGTTCTACGTGCTGCCGCTCGGCTTCCTGCTGACCCAGTACACGATCACCGGGTTCGACGCCTGCGCGCACGTCTCGGAGGAGACCCAGGGCGCCTCGACGGCCGCGGCCCGGGGACTCTGGCAGTCGATCTTCTACTCCGCGATCGGCGGCTGGGTCCTCCTGCTGGCGTTCCTGTTCGCGGCCGGCGACGTGGACGCGATCAACAAGGAGTTCGGCTTCGTCGGGGCCGTCTTCACCTCGTCGCTCACCCCGGTCCTGGCCACGGTGGTCTTCGGCATCTCCACGATCGGGCAGTTCTTCTGCGGGATGAGCTGCGTGACCTCGATGTCGCGGATGACCTACGCGTTCTCGCGGGACGGCGGCATCCCCGGCTGGCGGCTCTGGTCGAAGGTGGACAGGAACCGGACCCCGGTCAACGCGATCATGTTCGGCTGCGGCGCGGCGCTCCTGCTGACCCTTCCCGCCCTCTACAAGGCCCCGACCGGGACTCCGCTGGCCTTCTACGCGGTGGTGTCGGTCGCGGTCATCGGCCTCTACATCGCCTTCGCCATCCCGATCTGGCTGCGGCTGAGGATGGGGGACCGCTTCGAACCGGGCCCGTGGACGCTGGGCGCGAAGTACAAGGTCATGTGCTGGATCGCGGTCATCGAGATCGCGGTGGTCTCGGTCTACTTCATCATGCCGCTGGCCCCGGCGGGGGTGCCGTTCAACAAGGACGACCCCGCCACCCCGGGGGACGAGACGTTCACCTGGACGGCGGTCAACTACGCGCCGATCGTGGTCGGACTGATGGTCCTCGGCGTGGGCCTGTGGTGGGCGCTGTCGGCCCGGCACTGGTTCACCGGGCCACGCCGTACGGTCGACGCGGACGAACCGATCGGCTGA
- a CDS encoding phosphotransferase family protein yields MPDALADVREWAGQHVAATPIKGGLSHRIARLDTADGQRWLLRVLDPRVADAGLGIPLDQEIANTLRAAETGVGPRVLRRMPDALLLEYLDGTTLDAHGVRTLPGPIAAACRRLHAGPRFVNDFSIFRKLGEFLTLCHTHALPIPDGYQDRVPVVAEIEQALAADPLPAVPCHNDLLPGNLIRCGPEIRIVDYQLSGNNDPAFELGDIAAEADYDPDLTTRLTRAYFGRDDRRLIARVRINLIVSNLAWSLWFAVHHGLLGEQAAAADFDYDAEAAGKFERAVRDLDDPGFGRLVDDVRGGRTPVTPGSPPPAPGTKPPR; encoded by the coding sequence ATGCCAGATGCTCTCGCAGACGTCCGTGAATGGGCCGGGCAGCACGTCGCCGCGACCCCGATCAAGGGCGGGCTCAGCCACCGGATCGCCCGGCTGGACACGGCCGACGGACAGCGGTGGCTGCTCCGGGTGCTCGACCCGAGGGTCGCGGACGCCGGGCTCGGCATCCCGCTCGACCAGGAGATCGCCAACACGCTCCGCGCGGCCGAGACCGGAGTCGGTCCCCGGGTCCTGCGCCGGATGCCCGACGCCCTGCTCCTGGAGTATCTCGACGGCACCACCCTGGACGCGCACGGCGTACGGACACTTCCCGGGCCGATCGCGGCCGCCTGCCGCCGGCTGCACGCCGGGCCCCGGTTCGTCAACGACTTCTCCATCTTCCGCAAGCTCGGCGAGTTCCTCACCCTCTGCCATACCCACGCGCTGCCGATACCCGACGGCTACCAGGACAGGGTGCCGGTGGTGGCGGAGATCGAGCAGGCACTGGCCGCCGACCCGCTGCCGGCCGTGCCCTGCCACAACGACCTGCTGCCGGGCAACCTCATCCGCTGCGGCCCGGAGATCAGGATCGTGGACTACCAGCTCTCCGGGAACAACGACCCGGCCTTCGAGCTGGGCGACATCGCCGCCGAGGCGGACTACGACCCGGATCTGACCACCCGGCTCACCCGCGCCTACTTCGGCCGGGACGACCGGCGGCTGATCGCCAGGGTCCGGATCAACCTGATCGTTTCCAACCTCGCCTGGTCCCTCTGGTTCGCCGTGCACCACGGGCTGCTGGGCGAGCAGGCGGCGGCGGCCGACTTCGACTACGACGCGGAGGCCGCCGGCAAGTTCGAGCGGGCCGTACGGGACCTGGACGACCCGGGGTTCGGGCGGCTCGTCGACGACGTCCGGGGTGGGCGCACGCCGGTCACCCCGGGTTCCCCACCCCCGGCTCCCGGGACGAAACCCCCCAGGTAA
- a CDS encoding GcvT family protein, producing MKLPNSARAVVIGGGVAGCSVAYHLARLGWSEVILVERHELTEGTTWHSAGFVGQLRSTVTQTKMIMYSAGLYPELAELTGMDPGWRGVGGLRLATTPDRVEESLRLAGAGETYGLDLSVISGAEAKEMLPLLDVRDVRAALWLPGDGWLDPALLAGALAAGAEKSGVQIFTGTRVTGLDVVGGEVSGVRLASGAEEWSVQADTVVIAAGAASGRVGRLAGVDIPVVPIKHQYVVTEPFEVPSSMPTVRDPDNIVYFRQEGGGILVGGYIRTPETWDTDRPLAEPRTLFDPDMPKFQESWESAVRRVPALGRTGIVKVVHGPEAFTPDGEFLLGETSVRGLWAAAGFCVHGLAAAGGVGKVMAEWIVDGSPEYDVFGMDLRRFGAHARSASWARARALDSYSTYYDIVYPGEERTAARPLRRSPAWVRHAELGAVFGEKAGWERVNWFESDADPSPGVEGRPDGWAGRIWSPAIRRECLATRDAAGLFDQTSFSKLEISGHQALVRLQRVCAGQLDRPPGSIVYTQLLNDRGGIEADLTVTRLAEDRFRLVTGTAFGVHDAAWLRGHGLDVRDVTSAHACYCLWGPRALEILGTLSDDDLTFGYMQAREIGVGNVPVLAQRVTFVGEFGWELYCPSEYGLTLWDTLMAAGTPYGMRPAGYRAIDSMRLEKGYRVWGMDITPETTPIEAGLGFAVARDKDFLGRSALAAATRSSRPDGPDGAPHGGAPTRRLVCLVLDDPRQVCLGGEPVRAGGEPASRVTSGGYGHRVERSIAYAYLPADTAPGDRVEVGVTGAWIGATVAAEPLYDPAADRVRRLPA from the coding sequence TTGAAACTTCCCAACTCCGCGCGGGCCGTCGTGATCGGCGGTGGGGTGGCCGGCTGCAGCGTGGCCTACCATCTGGCCCGGCTCGGCTGGAGCGAGGTGATCCTGGTGGAGCGGCACGAGCTGACCGAGGGCACCACCTGGCACTCGGCCGGATTCGTGGGGCAGCTCCGCTCGACCGTCACCCAGACAAAAATGATCATGTATTCGGCCGGTCTCTATCCCGAACTGGCCGAGCTGACCGGCATGGACCCCGGCTGGCGCGGGGTGGGCGGCCTCCGCCTGGCGACCACACCCGATCGGGTGGAGGAGTCGCTGCGGCTGGCGGGGGCGGGGGAGACCTACGGCCTGGACCTCTCGGTGATCTCCGGTGCCGAGGCGAAGGAGATGCTGCCGCTGCTGGACGTGCGCGACGTGCGGGCCGCGCTCTGGCTGCCCGGCGACGGCTGGCTCGATCCGGCGCTGCTGGCCGGGGCGCTGGCCGCCGGAGCGGAGAAATCGGGCGTGCAGATCTTCACCGGGACCCGGGTGACGGGCCTCGACGTGGTGGGCGGTGAGGTCTCCGGGGTCCGCCTCGCGTCGGGTGCCGAGGAGTGGTCGGTGCAGGCCGACACCGTGGTCATCGCGGCGGGCGCGGCCAGCGGACGGGTCGGACGGCTGGCCGGAGTGGACATTCCGGTTGTGCCGATCAAGCACCAGTATGTCGTCACCGAACCTTTCGAGGTTCCCTCTTCTATGCCCACGGTCCGGGACCCGGACAACATCGTCTACTTCCGCCAAGAGGGTGGCGGCATCCTGGTCGGGGGGTACATCCGGACTCCGGAGACGTGGGACACGGACCGTCCGCTGGCGGAGCCCCGGACGTTGTTCGACCCCGATATGCCGAAATTTCAGGAATCGTGGGAGTCGGCGGTGCGGCGCGTCCCCGCGCTGGGCCGTACCGGGATCGTGAAGGTCGTCCACGGCCCGGAGGCGTTCACCCCGGACGGCGAGTTCCTGCTCGGTGAGACCTCGGTCCGCGGCCTGTGGGCGGCGGCCGGGTTCTGCGTCCACGGCCTGGCCGCCGCGGGCGGCGTGGGCAAGGTCATGGCCGAGTGGATCGTGGACGGCTCGCCCGAGTACGACGTGTTCGGCATGGACCTGCGCCGGTTCGGGGCCCATGCCCGGTCCGCGTCGTGGGCCCGAGCCAGGGCGCTCGACTCCTATTCGACGTACTACGACATCGTCTACCCGGGCGAGGAGCGCACCGCCGCCCGGCCGCTGCGCCGCTCCCCGGCGTGGGTACGGCATGCGGAACTGGGGGCGGTGTTCGGCGAGAAGGCGGGCTGGGAGCGGGTCAACTGGTTCGAGTCCGACGCGGACCCGTCGCCCGGAGTGGAGGGGCGGCCGGACGGGTGGGCCGGGCGGATCTGGTCTCCGGCCATCCGGCGGGAGTGCCTGGCCACCCGGGACGCGGCGGGGCTCTTCGACCAGACCTCGTTCTCAAAGCTCGAAATATCAGGACATCAAGCCCTGGTGCGACTGCAGCGCGTCTGCGCCGGGCAACTCGACCGGCCTCCCGGCTCGATCGTCTACACCCAGCTCCTGAACGACCGCGGCGGCATCGAGGCCGACCTGACCGTCACCCGATTGGCCGAGGACCGCTTCCGCCTGGTCACCGGCACCGCCTTCGGCGTCCACGACGCGGCCTGGCTCCGTGGCCACGGCCTCGACGTCCGGGATGTCACCTCCGCGCACGCCTGCTACTGCCTGTGGGGCCCGCGTGCCCTGGAGATCCTCGGCACGCTGTCGGACGACGATCTGACCTTCGGATACATGCAGGCCAGGGAGATCGGCGTGGGGAACGTCCCGGTGCTGGCCCAGCGGGTGACCTTCGTGGGCGAGTTCGGCTGGGAGCTGTACTGCCCGTCGGAGTACGGGCTCACGCTCTGGGACACGCTCATGGCGGCGGGCACGCCGTACGGCATGCGCCCGGCCGGCTACCGGGCGATCGACTCGATGCGGCTGGAGAAGGGCTACCGCGTCTGGGGCATGGACATCACCCCGGAGACCACCCCGATCGAGGCGGGTCTCGGTTTCGCGGTGGCCCGTGACAAGGACTTCCTGGGCCGGTCCGCGCTGGCGGCCGCCACCCGGTCCTCCCGTCCGGACGGCCCCGACGGCGCTCCGCACGGTGGCGCACCCACCCGCCGCCTGGTCTGCCTCGTCCTGGACGACCCCCGCCAGGTGTGCCTGGGCGGAGAACCGGTCCGTGCCGGTGGCGAGCCGGCCTCCCGGGTGACCAGCGGCGGATACGGCCATCGGGTGGAGCGCTCGATCGCCTACGCCTACCTGCCCGCCGACACCGCTCCCGGTGACCGGGTCGAGGTGGGCGTCACCGGCGCCTGGATCGGCGCCACCGTCGCCGCCGAGCCCCTCTACGACCCGGCCGCGGACCGCGTCAGGCGCCTCCCGGCCTGA
- a CDS encoding Cmx/CmrA family chloramphenicol efflux MFS transporter, with protein MPLPLYLLAVALFAMGTSEFMLAGLLPDIAADFGVPVATAGLLTSAFAIGMVVGAPLMAGLARRWPRRSSLLGFLGLFLAAHVLGACTGSFTVLLATRILAALANAGFLAVALTAAADLVPADRKGRALAVLLAGTTVATIAGVPGGALLGTLLDWRAAFWGMAMLCLPSALGVVRGVPATTGRPDEPAGPDLRRELTELRRPRLVLVLLLGALVNAATFGTFTFLAPIVTDVAELDPLWISVVLVLFGLGSFVGVTVAGRLSDQRPGVVVAVGGPLLLGGWVALGLIAVNPIALLLLAFTQGALSFGLGSTLIARVLYEAAGAPTMAGSYATAALNIGATAGPVIAAATLNTWLAERGPVWASGALVAVALLLALPFRQALEHRKHEGRTR; from the coding sequence ATGCCTCTACCTCTCTATCTGCTTGCCGTGGCGCTCTTCGCCATGGGCACGTCAGAATTCATGCTCGCCGGCCTGCTGCCGGACATCGCCGCGGACTTCGGCGTTCCGGTCGCGACGGCGGGACTGCTCACCTCGGCTTTCGCCATCGGAATGGTGGTGGGCGCCCCGCTCATGGCGGGGCTTGCGCGCCGGTGGCCACGGCGATCCAGCCTGCTGGGCTTTCTCGGCCTGTTCCTGGCCGCACACGTCCTCGGTGCCTGCACCGGCAGCTTCACCGTTCTGCTCGCCACCCGGATCCTCGCGGCGCTCGCCAACGCCGGCTTTCTGGCGGTCGCCCTCACCGCCGCCGCCGACCTGGTCCCTGCCGACCGGAAGGGCCGGGCCCTGGCCGTCCTGCTGGCGGGCACCACGGTCGCCACCATCGCAGGGGTTCCCGGTGGCGCCTTGCTGGGGACCCTGCTCGACTGGCGCGCCGCCTTCTGGGGAATGGCGATGTTGTGCCTACCCTCGGCGCTCGGCGTAGTGCGTGGCGTTCCCGCCACGACGGGACGGCCGGACGAGCCGGCAGGCCCGGATCTACGCCGGGAGCTCACCGAACTACGGCGTCCGCGACTGGTCCTGGTCCTGCTGCTGGGCGCGCTGGTGAATGCCGCGACGTTCGGCACTTTCACCTTCCTCGCTCCGATCGTCACCGATGTCGCCGAGCTGGATCCGCTGTGGATCTCTGTGGTGCTGGTGCTGTTCGGCCTGGGGTCCTTCGTCGGCGTCACCGTCGCCGGGCGGTTGTCCGACCAGCGGCCCGGTGTCGTCGTCGCGGTCGGCGGGCCGCTGCTGCTCGGCGGCTGGGTCGCCCTCGGCCTCATCGCGGTCAACCCGATCGCGCTGCTGCTCCTTGCGTTCACCCAGGGTGCGCTCTCCTTCGGCCTCGGAAGCACGTTGATCGCCCGCGTGCTGTATGAGGCTGCGGGAGCGCCGACCATGGCGGGCTCCTACGCCACCGCTGCTCTCAACATCGGGGCTACCGCCGGTCCTGTCATCGCCGCCGCCACGTTGAACACCTGGCTGGCCGAACGGGGACCCGTCTGGGCCAGTGGTGCCCTGGTCGCCGTCGCACTCCTCCTCGCGCTGCCCTTCCGTCAGGCCCTCGAACACCGCAAGCACGAGGGGAGGACGCGATGA
- a CDS encoding HAD-IA family hydrolase: MGPAREQRYQVLLVDLDGTVVDYARTEHGALHEIHHRFFRMGRAEFLARFHSANEPLWAAYREHRITLAELRLERWAQLGALPSVAVAFEEALGRNVSLFPEARAALRRLSRRFRLALVTDGIAHVQRAKLRRTRIGGFFEHVVIAPEVGLRKPDGELLHHTLNLLEAEAGDALMVGDSPASDGGCAQAAGVDFCWVNRTRAPSAPGIPVHRTATCLETV; encoded by the coding sequence ATGGGCCCGGCGAGGGAGCAGCGTTACCAGGTCCTGCTGGTCGATCTGGACGGGACCGTGGTCGACTACGCCCGAACGGAGCACGGCGCGCTTCATGAGATCCACCATCGCTTCTTCCGGATGGGCCGCGCCGAGTTCCTGGCGCGGTTCCACTCCGCCAACGAGCCGCTCTGGGCGGCCTACCGCGAGCACCGGATCACCCTCGCCGAGCTGCGGCTGGAACGCTGGGCCCAGTTGGGCGCCCTCCCGTCGGTCGCGGTCGCCTTCGAGGAGGCACTCGGCCGGAACGTGTCCCTGTTCCCCGAGGCCAGGGCCGCCCTGCGGCGGCTCTCCCGGCGGTTCCGGCTGGCCCTGGTGACCGACGGCATCGCCCACGTCCAGCGGGCCAAGCTCCGCCGTACCCGGATCGGCGGGTTCTTCGAACACGTGGTGATCGCGCCCGAGGTGGGCCTGCGCAAACCCGACGGAGAGCTGCTCCACCACACCCTGAACCTGCTGGAGGCCGAGGCCGGTGACGCGCTCATGGTCGGCGACTCCCCGGCGAGCGACGGCGGCTGCGCGCAGGCCGCCGGGGTGGACTTCTGCTGGGTGAACCGCACGCGGGCGCCGTCCGCTCCCGGCATCCCCGTCCACCGGACCGCCACCTGCCTGGAGACCGTCTAA
- a CDS encoding thymidylate synthase, producing MRHVRTNGRPAEDDRGPIVETQAVLFEIAELGWDDPILETYGDPGKIPLYASKFSECAIVPPFKYSYGGRLRRLLDVDQLHWVAEVLRAKPYSKSGWISLTVPGEPPDAVPCLTSLAFRLRDGRLVMTAAFRSQNVFTSYLNYVPLRSIQSEVADDLGVGCGPMRVFVDVPHIYAVDAATVEEILRLSERDGPGEGAALPGPAGRSGRDRGRLRPNGARRAS from the coding sequence ATGCGACACGTAAGGACCAACGGCAGGCCCGCCGAGGACGACCGGGGCCCGATCGTCGAAACCCAGGCGGTGCTGTTCGAAATCGCCGAGCTCGGCTGGGACGATCCGATCCTGGAGACCTACGGCGACCCGGGGAAGATCCCGCTCTACGCCAGCAAGTTCAGCGAGTGCGCGATCGTCCCTCCCTTCAAATACAGCTACGGCGGCCGGCTCCGCCGGCTCCTCGATGTCGACCAGCTCCACTGGGTGGCCGAGGTGCTGCGTGCCAAGCCGTACAGCAAGAGCGGCTGGATCTCCCTCACCGTCCCGGGCGAGCCCCCCGACGCGGTGCCCTGCCTGACCAGTCTGGCCTTCCGGCTCCGCGACGGGCGGCTGGTGATGACCGCGGCCTTCCGGTCGCAGAACGTGTTCACCTCCTATCTGAACTACGTGCCGCTGCGTAGTATCCAGAGCGAGGTCGCCGACGACCTCGGAGTGGGTTGTGGACCAATGAGGGTCTTCGTCGACGTTCCTCACATCTATGCCGTGGACGCGGCGACGGTCGAGGAGATCCTCCGGCTGTCGGAGCGCGATGGGCCCGGCGAGGGAGCAGCGTTACCAGGTCCTGCTGGTCGATCTGGACGGGACCGTGGTCGACTACGCCCGAACGGAGCACGGCGCGCTTCATGA
- a CDS encoding STAS domain-containing protein — MSTEGAGALSISSGSHGTAMVIHAVGELDYDYAPMLRRELTQVWSGADPMPPLILDLAGLTFCDSTGLAELLWILRRSQEGSTRLVLTGVSRTLRHMLAMTGLLSRFTVSASVEEALRDG, encoded by the coding sequence ATGTCAACCGAAGGCGCGGGTGCGCTTTCCATCTCGTCCGGCTCGCATGGCACCGCCATGGTCATCCACGCGGTCGGAGAGCTCGACTACGACTACGCGCCCATGCTGCGGCGAGAGCTCACGCAGGTGTGGAGCGGCGCCGATCCCATGCCGCCGCTCATCCTCGATCTCGCCGGACTCACCTTCTGCGACTCCACCGGGCTCGCCGAACTGCTGTGGATCCTGCGGCGGAGCCAGGAGGGCAGCACCCGCCTGGTGCTGACCGGGGTGAGCCGTACTCTGCGCCACATGCTGGCCATGACCGGGCTCCTGTCCCGCTTCACGGTGTCCGCCTCCGTGGAGGAGGCACTGCGGGACGGGTGA